In Paraburkholderia terrae, a genomic segment contains:
- a CDS encoding methyl-accepting chemotaxis protein: MKLKNLPVRTGFIAVLSLFGMLVLVTALLGIYSLTKNNGLSERISTLNAETVDLKDVYINNLKARSALSRAFIALSTNPADKDAAVAAARTYYDLAKKSFAAFENITKETTAQQDAAKRVADTFTAHANAIDLLFTAIGSGDVAAYAATNEGPMTQTSAAFGKSADAFFKVAEDETAQLKDEKAHAKSVLMGVAIGLLVLSCALILLVYYTLEHTVVLPLKEAMNVLQHVARGDLTVQIRHESTNEIGQLFDSMKEMKRSLAGIVHAVYGGTDTIATGVHEMASGNTDLSQRTEEQAAALQETASSMEQLTSTVRQNADNAKQATQLVMSTAMITEQGNRAAQEVVATMQGLSDLSGRIADITNVIEGIAFQTNILSLNAAVEAARAGDEGRGFAVVASEVRSLAQRSASAAKEIKERITDSLGRVEAGAQQVDKASQVMADILTSVNRVSDLMGEIAAASEEQSEGIEQVNRAITQMDQVTQQNAALVEQASAAALALEEQTLALKSTVSVFRVERALAAA, translated from the coding sequence ATGAAATTGAAGAATCTGCCCGTGCGGACGGGCTTTATCGCGGTTCTCTCGCTGTTTGGCATGCTGGTTCTGGTCACCGCGTTGCTCGGGATCTATTCGCTCACGAAGAACAACGGTTTGTCAGAGCGGATCAGCACTCTCAACGCCGAAACGGTTGATCTCAAAGACGTCTACATCAATAACCTGAAGGCACGTAGCGCGTTGAGCCGGGCGTTTATCGCGCTGTCTACGAACCCCGCTGACAAGGACGCGGCCGTCGCCGCGGCTCGCACCTATTACGACCTCGCGAAGAAGTCGTTTGCCGCGTTCGAAAACATCACGAAGGAAACGACGGCGCAACAGGACGCGGCAAAACGGGTCGCCGACACGTTCACTGCGCACGCCAACGCAATCGATCTGCTGTTCACGGCAATCGGTTCGGGCGATGTCGCCGCGTATGCTGCAACGAACGAAGGGCCAATGACGCAGACGAGCGCGGCATTCGGCAAGTCGGCGGATGCCTTCTTCAAAGTAGCCGAAGACGAAACAGCGCAACTGAAGGATGAGAAGGCACACGCCAAATCGGTGTTGATGGGCGTCGCTATTGGCTTGCTCGTGTTGTCGTGCGCGTTGATCTTGCTCGTTTACTACACGCTTGAGCACACCGTCGTGCTGCCGCTGAAGGAAGCCATGAACGTCCTGCAGCACGTAGCGCGCGGCGACCTCACCGTGCAGATCCGTCACGAATCCACGAACGAAATCGGCCAGTTGTTCGACTCGATGAAGGAAATGAAGCGCAGTCTCGCCGGGATCGTACACGCGGTGTATGGAGGCACCGACACCATCGCGACAGGCGTGCATGAGATGGCAAGCGGCAACACCGATCTGTCGCAGCGCACCGAGGAACAGGCGGCGGCATTGCAGGAGACGGCGTCGTCGATGGAACAGTTGACGAGCACGGTGCGTCAGAACGCAGACAACGCGAAGCAGGCCACGCAACTCGTGATGAGCACGGCGATGATCACCGAGCAAGGCAACCGCGCCGCGCAGGAAGTCGTGGCGACGATGCAGGGGCTGTCCGATCTGTCGGGCCGGATCGCCGACATTACGAACGTGATCGAGGGCATCGCGTTTCAGACCAACATTCTTTCGCTGAACGCGGCAGTGGAAGCCGCCCGAGCCGGCGACGAAGGCCGCGGCTTCGCGGTGGTGGCAAGCGAAGTGCGCTCGCTCGCGCAGCGCAGCGCGAGTGCCGCAAAGGAGATCAAGGAGCGCATCACCGATTCGCTCGGCCGCGTCGAAGCGGGTGCGCAACAGGTCGACAAGGCCAGCCAGGTGATGGCCGACATTCTGACCTCGGTGAACCGGGTCAGCGATCTGATGGGCGAGATCGCGGCGGCATCGGAAGAACAATCGGAAGGCATCGAGCAGGTGAACCGCGCGATCACGCAAATGGATCAGGTCACGCAGCAGAATGCCGCGCTCGTCGAGCAGGCTTCGGCGGCTGCGCTCGCGCTCGAAGAACAGACGCTTGCGTTGAAGAGCACGGTGTCGGTGTTCCGCGTCGAGCGCGCGTTGGCTGCCGCGTGA
- a CDS encoding GNAT family N-acetyltransferase, with protein sequence MSSTAHRSTTANLDRPIWTALTTRQAHLGLGDALARRYHPDVAPFAALASDTPAAYEALHRLLQPNEQVALLSLEPLAGIETLQVDHVGTLHQMVAARDEVGTVDDLDVIRLGNVDAKAMLDLAQKTKPGPFATRTHEMGRYIGVRDQGRLVAMAGERMSLDGYVEISAVCVDDEWRGKGLAGRLINILRKEIAQRGETPFLHVFSHNTTAIRLYEKLGFELRREFVLNRIGHADASVNTARHI encoded by the coding sequence ATGAGCAGCACGGCGCATCGTTCGACAACAGCCAACCTCGACCGCCCTATCTGGACGGCGCTCACGACGCGCCAGGCGCATCTCGGACTCGGCGATGCGCTCGCGCGCCGCTATCACCCCGATGTGGCACCGTTCGCGGCGTTGGCGTCGGACACGCCCGCTGCGTACGAGGCGCTGCATCGGCTTCTGCAGCCCAACGAACAGGTTGCGCTGCTGTCGTTGGAGCCTCTCGCTGGAATCGAAACGCTTCAGGTCGATCATGTGGGCACACTCCATCAGATGGTTGCGGCGCGCGACGAAGTAGGAACTGTGGACGATCTGGACGTGATCCGCCTGGGCAACGTCGACGCGAAAGCGATGCTCGACCTCGCGCAAAAAACCAAGCCGGGCCCGTTCGCCACGCGCACCCACGAAATGGGCCGGTACATCGGCGTGCGCGATCAGGGGCGGCTGGTTGCGATGGCGGGCGAACGGATGAGCCTCGACGGATACGTCGAAATCAGCGCCGTCTGCGTCGATGACGAATGGCGCGGCAAGGGTCTCGCAGGCCGGCTGATCAACATCCTGCGCAAAGAGATCGCGCAGCGCGGCGAGACACCTTTTCTACACGTGTTCAGTCACAACACGACGGCGATCCGCCTCTATGAAAAGCTGGGCTTCGAGTTGCGTCGCGAGTTCGTTCTCAACCGGATCGGCCATGCCGATGCAAGCGTGAATACCGCTCGTCACATTTGA
- a CDS encoding TetR/AcrR family transcriptional regulator — protein MNHSTPKERKPRADALRNRERILEEAKKAFTREGADISLEDLARQAGVGPGTLYRHFPTRDALLESVYRAEVEKLAKEERRLSETMPPIDALKAWMLLFVDYIATKKIIAPALNSLVGGPSKVFESSGAQIVDAIHSLVTRAIESGDIRADLDPLDLFRALVGVSNVASAPDWQQSARRLVDILLIGSRPGA, from the coding sequence ATGAATCACTCGACGCCAAAGGAACGGAAGCCGCGCGCCGATGCGCTGCGTAATCGCGAGCGCATTCTCGAAGAAGCGAAGAAGGCGTTCACGCGCGAAGGCGCCGATATCAGTCTCGAAGACCTCGCCCGTCAGGCGGGCGTTGGGCCTGGCACGCTGTACCGGCACTTTCCTACCCGCGACGCGCTGCTGGAGAGCGTCTACCGCGCCGAAGTCGAAAAGCTCGCGAAAGAAGAGCGCAGGCTGAGCGAGACGATGCCGCCCATCGACGCGCTGAAAGCGTGGATGCTGCTGTTCGTCGACTACATCGCGACGAAGAAGATCATCGCGCCCGCGCTGAATTCGCTGGTGGGCGGCCCGTCGAAGGTGTTCGAATCGTCGGGCGCGCAGATCGTGGACGCGATTCATTCGCTCGTCACGCGCGCGATAGAAAGCGGCGACATTCGCGCCGATCTCGATCCGCTCGACCTGTTTCGCGCGCTCGTCGGGGTGTCGAATGTCGCGTCGGCGCCGGACTGGCAACAAAGCGCGCGCAGACTGGTGGATATTCTGCTGATCGGGTCGCGGCCTGGCGCGTGA
- a CDS encoding SDR family NAD(P)-dependent oxidoreductase encodes MAEKLGATSTTDDVLAGIDLRGKRILVTGVSAGLGVETARALAAHGANVVGAARDLNKAASAIAAARRDAAAAEGSIDLVSLDLASLESVRACADKLLNEGKPFDVIIANAGVMATPFGKTADGFETQFGTNHIGHFVLVNRLASLLRSGARVVILASSGHRFANVDLDDPNFERTPYDPFVAYGRAKTANILFAVEFDRRHQARGVRAAAVHPGGIQTELARHMDEGQMAGLLERINSQLASEGKAPFQFKSVPQGAATSMWAAVVASPEEVGGRYCENCHVSEVVADDVVITPVSEGVRQYALDAANAEALWRKTEEMIGESF; translated from the coding sequence ATGGCTGAAAAATTGGGTGCGACATCGACGACAGACGACGTGCTTGCGGGCATCGATTTACGCGGCAAGCGGATTCTCGTCACGGGCGTGTCGGCGGGGCTCGGTGTGGAGACGGCGCGTGCGCTGGCCGCGCATGGTGCGAACGTCGTTGGCGCTGCGCGCGACCTCAACAAGGCGGCGAGCGCCATCGCCGCTGCGCGCCGCGACGCGGCCGCGGCTGAAGGCAGCATCGACCTGGTCTCGCTCGATCTCGCGAGTCTCGAGAGCGTGCGCGCATGCGCCGACAAGCTGCTGAACGAAGGCAAACCGTTCGACGTGATCATCGCGAATGCGGGCGTGATGGCGACGCCCTTCGGCAAAACAGCGGATGGATTCGAAACGCAGTTCGGCACGAACCATATCGGCCACTTCGTGCTCGTGAATCGTCTTGCTTCGCTTCTGCGATCGGGGGCGCGCGTGGTCATACTGGCATCGTCGGGGCACCGTTTCGCGAACGTCGATCTCGACGACCCGAACTTCGAACGCACGCCCTACGATCCCTTCGTTGCATACGGACGCGCGAAGACGGCGAACATCCTGTTCGCGGTCGAATTCGATCGGCGGCATCAGGCACGCGGCGTGCGCGCGGCAGCGGTCCATCCGGGCGGCATTCAGACGGAACTCGCCCGCCATATGGACGAAGGGCAAATGGCCGGGCTGCTGGAAAGAATCAACAGTCAGCTTGCGTCCGAAGGAAAGGCGCCGTTCCAGTTCAAGAGCGTTCCGCAGGGCGCCGCGACTTCGATGTGGGCGGCAGTGGTCGCCTCGCCGGAAGAGGTCGGCGGCCGATACTGCGAGAACTGCCACGTGAGCGAAGTCGTTGCCGACGACGTTGTCATTACGCCCGTCAGCGAAGGCGTACGCCAATACGCGCTCGACGCAGCTAACGCAGAGGCGCTGTGGCGCAAGACGGAAGAAATGATCGGCGAATCGTTCTGA
- a CDS encoding winged helix-turn-helix domain-containing protein, which translates to MKASSIDVNLSTREIQVRGTAIPLGSRAFDILTVLMAAHGQVVSLEDILRKVWPDTVVEESNIRVHVCALRKALGEDRRLIQNIPGRGYRLTPKCDMPAARVGMSMAMASEER; encoded by the coding sequence ATGAAGGCCAGTAGCATCGACGTCAATCTGTCGACCCGGGAAATCCAGGTACGTGGGACAGCCATCCCGTTGGGCAGCCGCGCATTCGATATTCTTACCGTGCTGATGGCAGCGCACGGCCAGGTCGTGTCACTCGAAGATATTCTTCGTAAGGTGTGGCCCGACACCGTCGTCGAGGAATCGAACATACGCGTGCATGTTTGCGCTTTACGCAAGGCGCTTGGCGAAGACCGGCGCCTGATTCAGAACATACCGGGACGCGGCTACCGGTTGACGCCTAAATGCGACATGCCGGCTGCGAGAGTCGGCATGTCGATGGCGATGGCGAGCGAAGAGCGGTAG